CGAGGCGAGGCCGCGGCCAGCCTGTGGGACGCCGAGAGCGGCAGGACCGTGTTCCGCGCCACCATGCCGCTCAAGGTGTTTCACAAGTACTCGAGGCTGCTGCGATTCGACGACCACCAGTCGAGACCCGCCAGACTCGCCACCGACAGACTGGCGGCCATAAGAGAGGTATGGGACCTGTGGGAGGAGCGGCTGCCGGCCCTCTACAACCCGGGGCCCGACCTGACGGTGGACGAACAACTGGTCCCGTTCAGAGGTACCGTCTATGTATCTGTGTATGTGCGTGTAGCATAGAGAGGTAGCACTAGTAGCGTGGGCAGTAGTAGCAATTTGGCAGTAGTAGCAATCCGCAGTAGTAGCAATGGGCAGTAGTAAGCGGCGGCGGCGGCGGCGGCGGCGGCGGCGGCGGCggctccgtgcttctacacctacatcgcttgctgtttggggttttaggctgggtttctgtacagcacttttgagatatcagctgatgtacgaagggctatataaataaatttgatttgatttgatttgtgtaacaTAAACGCAGTGTCCCCGCTTTAACGATGACGCTGctaatctcctctcccctcccttctcaccACCGAAAGGACGCTGTCCTTTCCGGCAGTACATTCCCAGCAAGCCGGCCAAATACGGCATCAAGTCGTGGGTGGCCTGCGACGCCAAGTCCAGCTacgcttggaagatgcaagtctacaCCGGCAAGGCGGCCGGCGGAGGCCCCGAGAAGAACCAGGGCGCCCGCGTCGTCCTCGATCTGACCGAGGGACTGCCGGGCGGTCACAACGTCAcgtgtgacaatttcttcacctccTACGAACTGGGCCAGCGGCTCCTCGAGAGGAACCTCACCATGGTGGGCACGGTGAGAAAGAACAAGGCCGAGCTCCCGCCCGCGCTGCTCCAGTCAAAGGGCAGACAGGTCCTGTCCTCCAGGTTCGCCTTCACGCCCACCGCCACTCTAGTGTCCTACCTGGCAAAGAGAAATAAGAACGTGCTACTTCTGAGCACGCTGCACGCGGAGCCCGACGTTAGCGATCGCCGCGACCGGAAGCCGGCCCTCATCCTAGACTACAACTGCAACAAGGGCGGCGTGGACAACCTAGACAAGGTGGTCGGGACCTACAGCTGCAGACGGATGACcgcccgctggcccctggtcatcttccacaaCATCCTCGACGTGTCCTCCTACAACGCCTTTGTCATATGGCGAGAGATCAAGCCCGACTGGATGCCTGGGaagcggaacaagaggagggtgttcctggagcagctcgGAAAGGCACTCGTGAAGCCCTTGATACAAAGAAGGCAGCGGCTCCCCCGCACCCAAGCCGCGTCCGCACTTGTCAAAGTCCTACAGAGTGCCACCGCCGAGGCTCGTCCGCCAGCCCGGGAGCAAGCCGCTGGCCCGGCCGCCGCCGCCCCAGCCGCCCCGCCGGTGGCGAGTAAGAGGAAGAGGTGTCAGCTCTGCCCACCCAAGAAGGACGCCAAGACCTGCACCGCGTGCTGCAGGTGTAACAAATACATCTGCAAAGGCTGTTCACACGCATACTGTCAAACTTGTGCCCACTGGGCCTTTAGCCAAGACGGGACAGGGTGACCCGGGGGGGACACTGTGTGCTAGGCATAATAGGAGGACAACGGGAGGGATAATTATTATGTAACAACAACCATACCCAAAAGCCACAATATCCACAAACAAGGgaaggtagtgtagtagtagggGGGGCGTTTTTAGAATCAATACCCAAACTCACAAGGGGCCCAAGGGCAGTACGGGGGACAGCCTGTCACTTCGCACACAGGGCCCTTGCCCGGAATGTTGAATCTGTGAGTGTCAACCACAACCTCTCAGTTATCCAAAACTTGATGTTGTATCCTGTCCGTGGAATTTGGAGGCTGTGACAATAGATCCAGCTATCAGTAGTGTAGCAAACCACGTATCAGTTATCCAACAGTTGATGTTCTAGCCAACGTACTAATACAGGGAAGTACTTATAAGTCCGTTTGGGTTGTTACAAGAGTTTACATTTATCAACACTGGGGAAGCTATAACAAGTACGACTATTATGGGTAACCTGTTCATCTTCGTTGCAACAATCCACTTGTCTCTATGTGTGCATCTGTACGAAAAGCACAGTGCAATCAGTGATGGACCTGTGCTTGAAGAAGAGTACCTGGGTGTGGATGGGGGACTTGACCTTGACGGAGAATATCGTGGTATGGATGGGGGACCTGAGTTTGACGGAGAAAATGGGGTTGTGAACGGAGGCCCTGACTTTGTGAACGGAGGCCCTGAGTTTGACAGACCCGGATTACAAGGGAGATCTAGAGTGGCCCGCTCTATCCAAGGTGGTTCGGATGACCACTCTATGCCTGACCTCATTGGGGTAGAGAAAGGTTATTGCTACAGGAACATTTGTAGGCAATTTGACATCTGGAACGTTACTTACCGAGTGACATTGATGAAACAATACCAAGTGTATAAACTTGATGGTAAATGTCTGCCTATCACTCTAGTGCACTACTACGGAAAAGGAAAGCCTGACGTCTCAGTGTTCTCTGTGGTGTTTAACTGGAAGACAACGTCTATTCACTCTCTAATGCCTAGCGGATCACAATACAAGGCAGGTGTACAGATCTTGTTGAACTGTGCATCTGGAAGAGACATGGATGGGCCCGGAACAGCCGTGGTAGATCGGCCTTACTACGCAGCCTGTCCTGTGGACTGTACCGGATACAACGTGAACACTGGTGCCAGACTACATTCCCTGGGTCTCAGTGTACTGAAGACTGAAGGTGTGAGGATGATGGACCCGGCTTCGGTCTCACTGAATCTGACACTGCTCCGAGAAAGTATGGGGGAGATGTAATTATCAGTTGAAATGGTATATTGTATTAATTTGGTACTATGGTGATGTGGACCTCTTTTGTCAATAAAGTACAGTGGTTACACTTGACAGTTGCTTGTCTGAGCATACTTTATTTTTACTTGCATTCAACAGCATTATAAACTATAACATGGCTACCCAAGCCCTCACAGTGAGCAAGCCTGGAAGCCTTATGGGCTCCTGTGGCTTCTGTCAAGCTCTGTGTAATTTATGACGCTTTCCTTAGGCCCGCCCTATCATGACTCAGTCTGCAGAGCTGTGGGTCTCTGACAATAGGGGCCAAAGCGATATATTAATGACTATACGGATGTCTCTCAAGAAGCAGAAAAGAGTGTATAATGGCACATGGGAAATCAGAGTCTTGCTATACACTCAGATATTGTAATACAGCAAATGACAATGACAGTAGCGACGACTCAGACattgactttgttagtggcaGCACATGCAGAGAGCTGCAGTTCAACCCTGTTACAGTTGAAGATGCCCAGTTGCTGTGCACTAGGCTGAAGGTGCAGTGCAAGAAGAGGTCTCTCAGTCATACTGCGTCTGGTGTGTTAGGTGCTCCGTGTAAGAATGTGAAAATAAAAGGTGACGGAAATTGTTTCTTCAGAGCGGTCAGTGAAGCACTATGCGGTACAGAGGAGTACCATGAGCCAATTCGAAATGCTGTGGTGCAGCAGCTACAGAGCAAACAACATACGTATAGGACCATCCTGAGAGTGTGTTACCGTTCAGTGTCAGAGTACATTACGAAATCTAAAATGGACTGTCTAGGTAGTTGGGCGACCGAAGTGGAGATTCAAGCTGCAGCAGACATGTTGGGTGTGAGCATATATACATACTATACCAACCGTTGGATTGAATACAGATCTAACGGTTTACAGGTCTCTAGGCAGGGTATATATTTGGAGAATAGTCAGAACCATTATGAGACAGTTGTTTGTGTCAAGAGGCCTCAGACTCACTCTTGTTACGGTTACTGCCAGGGTTATGAGATTGGGAACAGCCATATACCACAAGCAGTTAGGTCCTCAGGCTCCAAATCATCTGATTCCGAAAGCAGTTCGGGAGCGGCCATGTCAAGTGACTACGAGGATT
This is a stretch of genomic DNA from Oncorhynchus kisutch isolate 150728-3 unplaced genomic scaffold, Okis_V2 scaffold3969, whole genome shotgun sequence. It encodes these proteins:
- the LOC116372546 gene encoding piggyBac transposable element-derived protein 4-like — its product is MMRRNTTPPSASPPPTTPRSPCLSAAQVLEQISSSVDQEDEEDYMESEEEDVSEDEDGEEYNPERDADDDDDDDDDDDSASRSCSSSEEEREGEREGDTAAARERDTAREPERDREDAAAAARAQRETLLSKNGKIKWSSVAYRGPDRPRAIRRPGSIVTPGPTAYAASRALDIESAFRLFVTPAIERIIVDMTNLQGVRKYGDGWRPMDSTDLRAYVGLLILAGVYRSRGEAAASLWDAESGRTVFRATMPLKVFHKYSRLLRFDDHQSRPARLATDRLAAIREVWDLWEERLPALYNPGPDLTVDEQLVPFRGRCPFRQYIPSKPAKYGIKSWVACDAKSSYAWKMQVYTGKAAGGGPEKNQGARVVLDLTEGLPGGHNVTCDNFFTSYELGQRLLERNLTMVGTVRKNKAELPPALLQSKGRQVLSSRFAFTPTATLVSYLAKRNKNVLLLSTLHAEPDVSDRRDRKPALILDYNCNKGGVDNLDKVVGTYSCRRMTARWPLVIFHNILDVSSYNAFVIWREIKPDWMPGKRNKRRVFLEQLGKALVKPLIQRRQRLPRTQAASALVKVLQSATAEARPPAREQAAGPAAAAPAAPPVASKRKRCQLCPPKKDAKTCTACCRCNKYICKGCSHAYCQTCAHWAFSQDGTG